From Microbacterium pseudoresistens, the proteins below share one genomic window:
- a CDS encoding ABC transporter ATP-binding protein, producing the protein MKLELHGITKRFGTFTANDHIDLVVEPGEIHCLLGENGAGKSTLMNVLYGLYQAEEGEILLDGVPQRFQGPGDAMRAGIGMVHQHFMLVDVFTVAENVMLGNEATKGGVFLDLDAASARVREISDRFGFDIDPDAVVEDLPVGVQQRVEIIKALSRDAEVLVFDEPTAVLTPQETDELMSIMRQLRDEGTAIIFITHKLREVREVADRITVIRLGKIVGEALPTASSEELATMMVGREVSLTVEKDPPTLGGEALVVTGLTVLNATGQAVVDDVSFEVRAGEILAVAGVQGNGQTELVEAMMGLQDHVQGSITLDGHELVGRSVRRILDAGVGFVPEDRNEDGLVAEFTIAENLMLDRSNGEPFVRRGAIRRGALAEFAAEKFEEFDVRASGIDVAVGRLSGGNQQKVVLARELSRDLRLFVAAQPTRGVDVGSIEFIHKRIVATRDEGVPVLVVSTELDEIAALADRILVMYRGRIVGIVPGDTSRRDLGLMMAGEAPAHEGSVA; encoded by the coding sequence ATGAAGCTCGAACTCCACGGGATCACGAAGCGCTTCGGGACGTTCACGGCGAACGACCACATCGACCTCGTCGTGGAACCCGGAGAGATCCACTGCCTGCTCGGCGAGAACGGCGCAGGAAAATCCACTCTCATGAATGTCCTCTACGGGCTGTATCAGGCCGAGGAGGGCGAGATCCTCCTCGACGGCGTGCCCCAGAGATTCCAGGGTCCCGGAGACGCGATGCGCGCGGGGATCGGAATGGTCCACCAGCACTTCATGCTGGTCGACGTCTTCACGGTCGCCGAGAACGTCATGCTCGGCAACGAGGCCACCAAGGGCGGTGTGTTCCTCGATCTCGACGCGGCGTCCGCTCGCGTGCGGGAGATCTCCGACCGCTTCGGGTTCGACATCGATCCGGATGCCGTCGTCGAAGACCTCCCCGTGGGCGTGCAGCAGCGCGTCGAGATCATCAAGGCGCTCTCGCGCGACGCCGAGGTGCTCGTGTTCGATGAGCCCACCGCGGTTCTGACGCCGCAGGAGACCGACGAGCTGATGTCGATCATGCGCCAGCTGCGCGATGAGGGCACCGCGATCATCTTCATCACGCACAAGCTGCGCGAGGTGCGTGAGGTCGCCGACCGGATCACGGTCATCCGACTGGGCAAGATCGTCGGAGAGGCGCTTCCCACCGCATCCAGCGAGGAGCTGGCGACCATGATGGTCGGCCGCGAGGTGTCGCTGACCGTCGAGAAGGATCCGCCGACGCTGGGCGGCGAGGCCCTCGTGGTCACCGGGCTCACCGTGCTCAACGCCACGGGCCAGGCCGTCGTCGACGACGTGTCGTTCGAGGTGCGCGCGGGCGAGATCCTCGCTGTGGCCGGCGTGCAGGGCAACGGTCAGACCGAGCTCGTCGAGGCGATGATGGGCCTGCAGGATCACGTGCAGGGCAGCATCACGCTGGACGGGCACGAGCTCGTCGGGCGCTCCGTGCGGCGGATCCTCGACGCCGGTGTCGGCTTCGTCCCCGAGGACCGCAACGAAGACGGCCTGGTGGCCGAGTTCACGATCGCCGAGAACCTCATGCTCGACCGCTCCAACGGCGAGCCGTTCGTGCGTCGCGGCGCGATCCGGCGCGGGGCGCTGGCGGAGTTCGCCGCGGAGAAGTTCGAGGAGTTCGACGTGCGCGCCTCCGGCATCGACGTCGCTGTCGGGCGCCTGTCGGGCGGCAACCAGCAGAAGGTCGTGCTGGCGCGCGAGCTCAGCCGCGACCTGCGTCTGTTCGTGGCCGCCCAGCCCACCCGCGGGGTCGACGTGGGCTCGATCGAGTTCATCCACAAGCGGATCGTCGCCACGCGCGATGAGGGCGTTCCCGTGCTCGTCGTGTCGACCGAGCTCGACGAGATCGCCGCGCTCGCCGACCGCATCCTGGTCATGTATCGGGGGCGGATCGTCGGAATCGTTCCCGGCGACACCTCACGCCGCGACCTCGGGCTCATGATGGCGGGCGAAGCCCCTGCGCACGAAGGGAGCGTTGCATGA
- a CDS encoding BMP family lipoprotein: MTISTTKKLAGITVAAGVIAALAGCGAAPESNGGSAGGGEAATDFLPCMVSDAGGFDDKSFNQLGYEGLLEAGDDLGVTPITVESKDESEYAGNISSLIDQNCNLIVTVGFLLAPAAAEAAEANPDVEFVSIDDMVDTDGDGKTDSENVKPLVYDTAQSAFLAGYAAAAYSTTGKVGTFGGINIPTVSVFMDGFKQGVEYFNAQNSGSVQVIGWDGSDGVFTGGFDANQDAINAAQGIVDQGVDVLLPVGGPIYQSAASVIRDSGRDIALVGVDADVYESDPSVAELMLTSIRKGMDVSVKEVVEAAAKGEFDGSPYIGTLENGGVSLAPFHDFESKVPAGLKDEIEKIKAGIIDGSIPVASYLTS, encoded by the coding sequence TTGACCATCTCTACCACCAAGAAGCTCGCCGGCATCACCGTCGCCGCGGGCGTGATCGCCGCTCTCGCCGGATGCGGCGCGGCACCCGAGAGCAACGGCGGATCGGCCGGCGGCGGAGAAGCCGCGACCGACTTCCTTCCGTGCATGGTCTCGGACGCCGGCGGGTTCGATGACAAGTCCTTCAACCAGCTCGGCTACGAGGGGCTGCTCGAGGCGGGCGACGACCTCGGCGTCACGCCGATCACCGTCGAGTCCAAGGACGAGTCCGAGTACGCGGGCAACATCTCCAGCCTCATCGACCAGAACTGCAACCTGATCGTCACGGTCGGCTTCCTCCTGGCCCCCGCAGCGGCCGAGGCGGCCGAGGCCAACCCCGACGTCGAGTTCGTCTCGATCGACGACATGGTCGACACCGACGGCGACGGCAAGACCGACTCCGAGAACGTCAAGCCGCTCGTGTACGACACGGCGCAGTCGGCGTTCCTCGCCGGATACGCCGCGGCGGCGTACAGCACGACCGGCAAGGTCGGCACGTTCGGCGGCATCAACATTCCCACGGTGTCCGTGTTCATGGACGGCTTCAAGCAGGGCGTCGAGTACTTCAACGCACAGAACAGCGGCAGCGTGCAGGTGATCGGCTGGGACGGCTCCGACGGCGTGTTCACCGGTGGGTTCGACGCCAACCAGGATGCGATCAACGCCGCGCAGGGCATCGTCGACCAGGGTGTCGACGTGCTGCTGCCCGTGGGCGGCCCGATCTACCAGAGCGCCGCATCGGTCATCCGCGATTCCGGTCGCGACATCGCGCTCGTCGGCGTCGACGCCGACGTCTACGAATCCGACCCGTCGGTGGCCGAGCTGATGCTCACCTCGATCCGCAAGGGCATGGACGTCTCCGTCAAGGAGGTCGTCGAGGCCGCGGCCAAGGGCGAGTTCGACGGTTCGCCCTACATCGGCACGCTGGAGAACGGCGGCGTCAGCCTCGCTCCGTTCCACGACTTCGAGTCGAAGGTTCCCGCGGGTCTGAAGGACGAGATCGAGAAGATCAAGGCCGGCATCATCGACGGCTCGATCCCGGTCGCGTCGTACCTCACTTCCTGA
- a CDS encoding cytidine deaminase: protein MTDIDWDELRQVATDAMQHAYAPYSRYRVGASALVGDGRIVSGCNVENASYGVGLCAECALVGDLHMSGGGQLVAFVCVNGEGETIMPCGRCRQLLFEHAMPGMLLETVSGIRTIDEVLPDAFGPRDLEEVR, encoded by the coding sequence ATGACCGACATCGACTGGGACGAGCTGCGTCAGGTCGCCACCGACGCCATGCAGCACGCCTACGCCCCGTATTCGCGCTACCGGGTGGGGGCCTCGGCGCTCGTGGGCGATGGGCGGATCGTGTCGGGCTGCAACGTCGAGAACGCCTCGTACGGCGTCGGCCTGTGCGCCGAGTGCGCCCTCGTGGGCGATCTGCACATGTCCGGCGGCGGCCAGCTCGTCGCCTTCGTCTGCGTGAACGGTGAGGGCGAGACGATCATGCCGTGCGGCCGGTGCCGCCAGCTGCTGTTCGAGCATGCGATGCCGGGGATGCTGCTGGAGACCGTGTCGGGTATCCGCACGATCGACGAGGTGCTGCCCGACGCGTTCGGGCCGCGCGATCTGGAGGAGGTGCGATGA
- a CDS encoding thymidine phosphorylase, which yields MSGEQQAAIEPFDAVDVIRAKRDGGAVPDDALRWMVDAYTRGYVSDAQMASFAMAVLQRGMQRDEIRVLTDAMIASGERMSFANLGKKTVDKHSTGGVGDKITLPLAPLVASFGVAVPQLSGRGLGHTGGTLDKLESIPGWRAALSNDEMLAQMQSDVGAVICAAGSGLAPADKKLYALRDVTGTVEAIPLIASSIMSKKIAEGTDALVLDVKFGSGAFMQDIERARELARTMVELGTDSGVATTALLTDMNVPLGLAIGNANEVRESVEVLAGGGPADVRELTIALAREMLALSGLPEADVEAVLDGGRAMDVWNAMIRAQGGDPHAPLPTPRETHTVTADADGFVTRMDALPFGVAAWRLGAGRARAEDPVVHAAGIDLHAKPGDAVRAGLPLFTLSADDDARFARALEALEGAWAIGAERPASAPLVRERITA from the coding sequence ATGAGCGGCGAGCAGCAGGCGGCGATCGAGCCGTTCGACGCGGTCGACGTCATCCGCGCCAAGCGCGACGGCGGCGCGGTTCCCGACGACGCCCTGCGCTGGATGGTCGACGCGTACACGCGCGGTTACGTCTCGGATGCGCAGATGGCCTCGTTCGCGATGGCCGTGCTGCAGCGCGGCATGCAGCGCGACGAGATCCGCGTGCTCACCGACGCCATGATCGCCTCGGGCGAGCGGATGAGCTTCGCGAACCTCGGCAAGAAGACCGTCGACAAGCACTCCACGGGGGGCGTGGGCGACAAGATCACGCTGCCGCTCGCGCCGTTGGTGGCCTCGTTCGGGGTGGCCGTGCCGCAGCTGAGCGGTCGGGGCCTCGGGCACACGGGCGGAACGCTCGACAAGCTCGAGTCGATCCCCGGCTGGCGTGCAGCACTGAGCAACGACGAGATGCTCGCCCAGATGCAGAGCGACGTCGGCGCGGTCATCTGCGCGGCGGGCTCGGGCCTCGCGCCTGCCGACAAGAAACTGTACGCACTCCGTGACGTCACGGGCACGGTCGAGGCGATCCCGCTGATCGCCTCGAGCATCATGTCGAAGAAGATCGCCGAGGGCACCGACGCGCTCGTGCTCGATGTGAAGTTCGGCTCCGGCGCCTTCATGCAGGACATCGAGCGCGCCCGCGAGCTGGCCCGCACCATGGTCGAGCTGGGTACGGACTCGGGTGTGGCGACGACGGCGCTGCTGACCGACATGAACGTGCCGCTGGGACTGGCGATCGGCAATGCGAACGAGGTGCGCGAATCCGTGGAGGTGCTCGCCGGTGGTGGGCCCGCCGATGTGCGCGAGCTCACGATTGCCCTGGCCCGTGAGATGCTCGCACTGAGCGGGCTGCCCGAGGCGGACGTCGAGGCGGTGCTGGACGGCGGGCGCGCGATGGACGTGTGGAACGCCATGATCCGCGCGCAGGGTGGCGATCCGCACGCGCCGCTGCCGACGCCGCGCGAGACGCACACCGTGACCGCGGATGCCGATGGCTTCGTCACCAGGATGGATGCGCTGCCTTTCGGCGTGGCCGCGTGGCGGCTGGGCGCGGGTCGTGCGCGTGCGGAGGATCCGGTCGTGCACGCCGCGGGCATCGATCTGCACGCCAAGCCCGGCGACGCGGTGCGCGCGGGTCTGCCGCTGTTCACCTTGTCGGCCGACGACGATGCGCGCTTCGCACGTGCTCTCGAAGCGCTGGAGGGCGCGTGGGCGATCGGCGCCGAGCGCCCGGCATCTGCCCCGCTCGTGCGGGAGCGGATCACCGCCTAG
- a CDS encoding ABC transporter permease produces the protein MSGVLSAPETPVPTVAPVVVPRNWKTPVVLVVFSVLFALVVLIAHRRGETTFRLSTGSDAVVLPDFVVPVAVTAWVSIVASVLLTALAAWYAYGRRRVPLWLISLYILVIVFGFLAWAAAGKTLPIPGLLAGSLALAVPLIYGALGGVIGERVGVVNIAIESQLLGGAFCAAVVATLTGSPTLGLLAAMVAGAAVGAVLAAFAIVYFVEQVIIGVVLNVLVAGLTSFLYSQVLQPNAATLNTPPRFDRLPIPLLSDIPIIGPVFFRQTFLVYLMYALIVIVSIAMFRTRWGLRMRAVGEHPKAADTVGIDVGRTRFVNVMIAGAIAGAGGTVFTVGNGIAFNQEMTAGAGYIALAAVIFGQWHPIKATLAALLFGFASNLQNTLKVVGSPVPSEFMLMLPYLVTIFVVAGVVGKSRAPAADGIPYIKS, from the coding sequence ATGAGCGGCGTTCTGAGCGCACCCGAGACGCCGGTGCCCACGGTCGCGCCCGTCGTCGTTCCGCGTAACTGGAAGACGCCCGTCGTACTCGTGGTGTTCAGCGTGCTGTTCGCGCTCGTCGTGCTCATCGCGCATCGCCGCGGCGAGACGACGTTCCGGCTGTCCACCGGGTCGGATGCCGTGGTGCTGCCCGACTTCGTCGTGCCCGTGGCAGTGACGGCGTGGGTGAGCATCGTCGCCTCGGTGCTGCTGACGGCGCTGGCCGCCTGGTATGCGTACGGCCGCCGCCGCGTGCCGCTGTGGCTCATCTCGCTGTACATTCTCGTGATCGTTTTCGGGTTCCTCGCCTGGGCCGCAGCGGGTAAGACTCTGCCCATCCCCGGCCTGCTGGCGGGATCGCTCGCCCTGGCCGTGCCGCTCATCTACGGCGCCCTGGGCGGCGTGATCGGCGAGCGCGTGGGCGTGGTGAACATCGCGATCGAGAGCCAGCTGCTCGGCGGCGCGTTCTGCGCGGCCGTCGTGGCGACCCTGACCGGCTCGCCGACGCTCGGACTGCTGGCGGCGATGGTCGCCGGAGCGGCCGTGGGCGCGGTGCTGGCGGCGTTCGCGATCGTGTACTTCGTCGAGCAGGTCATCATCGGCGTCGTACTGAACGTGCTCGTGGCGGGCCTCACCAGCTTCCTGTACTCGCAGGTGCTGCAGCCGAACGCCGCGACGCTGAACACGCCGCCGCGCTTCGACCGGCTGCCCATCCCGCTGCTCAGCGACATCCCGATCATCGGGCCGGTGTTCTTCCGGCAGACGTTCCTCGTGTACCTGATGTACGCGCTGATCGTCATCGTCTCCATCGCGATGTTCCGCACGCGGTGGGGTCTGCGGATGCGCGCGGTCGGAGAGCACCCCAAGGCCGCCGACACCGTCGGCATCGATGTGGGGCGCACCCGCTTCGTCAACGTCATGATCGCCGGTGCGATCGCGGGCGCGGGCGGCACCGTGTTCACCGTGGGCAACGGCATCGCCTTCAACCAGGAGATGACGGCGGGTGCGGGATATATCGCGCTGGCCGCCGTGATCTTCGGCCAGTGGCATCCGATCAAGGCGACGCTCGCGGCGCTGCTGTTCGGCTTCGCGTCGAACCTGCAGAACACCCTCAAGGTCGTCGGATCGCCGGTGCCGAGCGAGTTCATGCTCATGCTGCCGTACCTCGTGACGATCTTCGTCGTCGCGGGGGTCGTCGGAAAGTCGCGGGCGCCCGCGGCCGACGGCATCCCGTACATCAAGTCCTGA
- a CDS encoding mannose-1-phosphate guanylyltransferase: MREPIDDFYAIIPAGGIGSRLWPLSRADAPKFLHDLTGSGRSLLRDTWDRLEPLTGPDRIAVVTGRAHRAAVEEQLPGIDDRNVILESEPRESAAAIGLAAAILHRRDPDVVVGSFSADHVIRGTRVFEFAVRDAVEVAKEGYICTIGIAPTEPAVGFGYIKRGGELVVDGAREAALVERFVEKPDLQTAKEYLAERTYLWNAGMFISRADVLLQELEMHQPALHAGLMELAEAWDDRERRGPAVDRIWPSLPKIAIDYAVAEPAAERGRLAVVPGHFDWDDVGDFASLTKLISNGRKNDLAVLGPRARVLSDAASGILVSQTSRVISLIGVKDIVVVDTPDALLVTTTEHAQRVKGVVESLKLTGRGDVL; this comes from the coding sequence ATGCGCGAACCCATCGACGACTTCTACGCGATCATCCCCGCCGGCGGGATCGGCAGCAGGCTCTGGCCGCTGTCGCGCGCGGATGCGCCCAAGTTCCTGCACGATCTCACCGGATCGGGGCGGTCGCTGCTGCGCGACACCTGGGACCGGCTGGAGCCGCTGACCGGTCCTGACCGGATCGCGGTGGTCACCGGGCGCGCGCACCGCGCCGCCGTCGAGGAGCAGCTGCCCGGCATCGACGACCGCAACGTGATCCTCGAGTCCGAGCCGCGAGAGTCGGCCGCGGCCATCGGGCTCGCGGCCGCCATCCTGCACCGACGCGACCCCGACGTGGTGGTCGGCTCGTTCAGCGCCGACCACGTCATCCGCGGCACGCGCGTGTTCGAGTTCGCCGTGCGCGACGCCGTCGAGGTGGCCAAAGAAGGCTACATCTGCACGATCGGCATCGCGCCGACCGAGCCCGCCGTCGGCTTCGGGTACATCAAGCGCGGCGGCGAACTCGTCGTCGACGGTGCGCGCGAGGCGGCCCTCGTGGAGCGCTTCGTGGAGAAGCCCGACCTTCAGACGGCGAAGGAGTACCTCGCCGAGCGCACCTACCTGTGGAACGCGGGCATGTTCATCAGCCGCGCCGATGTGCTGCTGCAGGAGCTGGAGATGCACCAGCCCGCCCTGCACGCGGGGCTCATGGAGCTCGCCGAGGCGTGGGACGACCGCGAGCGGCGGGGCCCCGCGGTCGACCGCATCTGGCCCTCGTTGCCGAAGATCGCGATCGACTACGCCGTCGCCGAGCCGGCGGCCGAGCGCGGCCGCCTCGCCGTGGTGCCCGGGCACTTCGACTGGGACGACGTGGGCGATTTCGCGTCGCTCACCAAGCTCATCTCCAACGGGCGCAAGAACGACCTCGCCGTGCTCGGGCCGCGCGCGCGGGTGCTCAGCGATGCCGCCAGCGGGATCCTCGTGAGCCAGACCTCTCGCGTGATCAGCCTCATCGGCGTGAAGGACATCGTCGTCGTCGACACCCCGGATGCGCTTCTGGTCACAACGACCGAGCATGCGCAGCGCGTGAAGGGCGTGGTCGAGTCGCTCAAGCTCACCGGCCGAGGCGACGTGCTCTGA
- a CDS encoding NAD-dependent epimerase/dehydratase family protein, whose protein sequence is MTRVLVTGGAGFLGSHVTRLLAAHPDVELVVCGDVRASATPGVVSETVDVTDTTGIAPVLERHGIDTVIHLAAIVNPGRDVDLEYRVDVEGTRHVLDACIATGVRRIVVSSSGAAYGYHADSPAWIDEDVPARGSDEFPYSKHKRLVEDMLAEARQEHPELEQVVFRIGTILGPTVRNQITALWDGRRILHIAGSDSPFVFIWADDVAAAMTRAATGGPAGIYNVAGDGALTVTEIAARLGKPLLTIPAWTLSAALRIGHALRLTEHGPEKVRFLRYRPVLANDRLKAEFGFTPARTSREAFEEYLATHPGVAAP, encoded by the coding sequence GTGACGCGCGTGCTCGTCACGGGCGGGGCAGGATTCCTCGGCTCGCACGTGACCCGGCTGCTCGCCGCCCATCCGGATGTCGAGCTCGTCGTCTGCGGCGACGTACGCGCCTCCGCGACACCCGGCGTCGTGTCGGAGACGGTGGACGTCACCGATACGACCGGCATCGCGCCGGTGCTGGAGCGGCACGGCATCGACACCGTCATCCATCTCGCGGCGATCGTGAACCCGGGGCGCGACGTCGACCTCGAATACCGCGTCGACGTCGAGGGCACGAGGCATGTGCTCGACGCCTGCATCGCCACGGGAGTGCGGCGGATCGTCGTGTCGAGCTCCGGCGCCGCCTACGGATACCACGCCGACTCCCCCGCCTGGATCGACGAAGACGTGCCGGCCCGCGGCAGCGACGAGTTCCCGTACTCGAAGCACAAGCGCCTCGTGGAGGACATGCTCGCCGAGGCTCGACAGGAGCATCCGGAACTGGAGCAGGTGGTGTTCCGCATCGGCACGATCCTGGGGCCGACCGTGCGCAACCAGATCACGGCGCTGTGGGACGGCAGACGCATCCTGCACATCGCCGGATCCGACTCGCCGTTCGTGTTCATCTGGGCCGACGACGTCGCCGCCGCCATGACGCGCGCCGCAACCGGCGGCCCGGCGGGCATCTACAACGTCGCCGGAGACGGCGCACTCACCGTGACGGAGATCGCCGCACGACTGGGCAAGCCGCTGCTGACGATTCCCGCGTGGACGCTGAGCGCCGCGCTGCGCATCGGACACGCGCTGCGTCTGACCGAGCACGGCCCCGAGAAGGTGCGCTTCCTCCGCTACCGCCCGGTGCTCGCCAACGACCGGCTGAAGGCGGAGTTCGGCTTCACCCCCGCCCGCACGAGTCGCGAGGCGTTCGAGGAGTACCTCGCGACGCACCCCGGCGTCGCGGCCCCCTGA
- a CDS encoding ABC transporter permease has protein sequence MSATATTTEDLERAPEPSRWNVALREISQSNGLVILLAVVLSFVIGGIMIAATDKGVQQAAGYFFARPTDTLGAIWDAVAGAYTALFRGSIFNYEAATFERAIRPFTETLTFATPLIAAGLGVALAFRIGMFNIGGRGQMLVAASAAGWVGFAVDLPWGLHMLIALVVGIAAGAIWGGIVGLLKAKTGAHEVIVTIMLNYVAYYLVSWMLRTPGLLQAPGSSNPKSPAMKETAVFPPLLGDRFNLNAGFILVILATVLVWWILSRSSLGFRFRAVGENPHAARTAGIDVNRMYIVGMLLAGGLVGLAGVNQVLGASTTGVTSGVDAGIGFDAITVALLGRSTPWGTFAAGLLFGALKAGSFTMKAAEQIPLEIVTVVQSFIVLFIAAPPLVRAIFFLPSPERTRRREARRRKKQLRADVIAATEEAAR, from the coding sequence ATGAGCGCCACCGCGACCACCACGGAAGACCTCGAGCGGGCGCCGGAGCCCTCGCGCTGGAACGTCGCGCTGCGGGAGATCTCGCAGAGCAACGGCCTGGTGATCCTGCTCGCCGTCGTGCTCTCGTTCGTGATCGGCGGCATCATGATCGCCGCGACCGACAAGGGCGTGCAGCAGGCGGCGGGCTACTTCTTCGCCCGCCCGACCGACACGCTCGGCGCCATCTGGGATGCCGTGGCCGGCGCGTACACCGCGCTGTTCCGCGGGTCGATCTTCAACTACGAGGCGGCCACGTTCGAGCGCGCGATCCGCCCGTTCACCGAGACGCTCACGTTCGCGACGCCGCTGATCGCGGCGGGTCTCGGAGTTGCTCTCGCCTTCCGCATCGGCATGTTCAACATCGGTGGTCGCGGACAGATGCTCGTGGCGGCCTCGGCCGCCGGCTGGGTCGGCTTCGCGGTCGACCTGCCCTGGGGGCTGCACATGCTCATCGCCCTCGTCGTGGGCATCGCCGCCGGCGCGATCTGGGGCGGGATCGTCGGTCTGCTCAAAGCCAAGACCGGCGCGCACGAGGTGATCGTCACGATCATGCTCAACTACGTCGCCTACTACCTCGTGTCGTGGATGCTGCGCACCCCCGGCCTGCTGCAGGCGCCCGGATCGAGCAACCCGAAGTCGCCGGCGATGAAGGAGACGGCCGTCTTCCCGCCGCTGCTCGGCGACCGGTTCAACCTCAACGCCGGGTTCATCCTCGTCATCCTCGCCACGGTGCTGGTCTGGTGGATCCTCAGCCGTTCCAGCCTTGGATTCCGCTTCCGCGCGGTGGGTGAGAACCCGCATGCCGCGCGCACGGCGGGCATCGACGTCAACCGGATGTACATCGTGGGCATGCTGCTGGCCGGAGGCCTGGTGGGCCTGGCCGGCGTCAACCAGGTGCTCGGCGCGTCGACGACCGGCGTCACCTCGGGGGTGGATGCGGGGATCGGCTTCGACGCGATCACCGTCGCCCTGCTCGGACGCTCCACGCCGTGGGGCACGTTCGCCGCCGGCCTGCTGTTCGGCGCCCTCAAGGCGGGCAGCTTCACGATGAAGGCCGCCGAGCAGATCCCGCTCGAGATCGTCACCGTCGTGCAGTCGTTCATCGTTCTGTTCATCGCGGCGCCTCCGCTCGTGCGAGCGATCTTCTTCCTGCCGTCGCCGGAGCGCACCCGGCGGCGCGAGGCGCGCAGACGGAAGAAGCAGTTGCGCGCCGACGTGATCGCGGCGACCGAGGAGGCAGCACGATGA
- a CDS encoding adenosine deaminase, translating into MSIDANGDVAVDGVSLRSLPKISLHDHLDGALRPETIIELADDAGAPVPESDPDALADWFAKQCDGGSLGEYLKTFDLTTSVMQSADALRRVAREFVEDLVDDGVVYGEMRWAPEQHLAGGLSLEQAVEAVQEGIEEGEDAADSDGHGIRVGQLITAMRHTDRSREIAEIAVAFRDRGVVGFDIAGPEDGFPPSRHRAAFDYLAENLFPVTVHAGEAAGVESIRSALLDGRALRLGHGVRIAQDLRIMGADGDAVQVRFGDVARWVRDREIPLELSPSSNLQTGAVAAWGSDIADHPFDLLYQLGFSVTVNVDNRTMSATSLTRELALLVDAFGYGLDDLEAFQFNAASGAFLPVEEREELVEIIAEGFRG; encoded by the coding sequence ATGTCGATCGACGCGAACGGCGACGTCGCCGTGGACGGGGTGTCGCTGCGCAGCCTGCCCAAGATCTCGCTGCACGATCACCTCGACGGCGCCCTGCGTCCCGAGACGATCATCGAGCTCGCCGACGACGCCGGCGCACCGGTGCCGGAGAGCGATCCGGATGCCCTGGCCGACTGGTTCGCGAAGCAGTGCGATGGCGGGTCGCTGGGGGAGTATCTGAAGACCTTCGACCTCACGACGTCGGTGATGCAGAGCGCCGACGCGCTGCGTCGCGTCGCGCGCGAGTTCGTCGAAGATCTCGTCGACGACGGCGTCGTCTACGGCGAGATGCGCTGGGCGCCCGAGCAGCACCTCGCCGGAGGCCTGTCGCTCGAGCAGGCCGTGGAGGCCGTGCAGGAGGGCATCGAGGAGGGCGAGGATGCCGCCGATTCCGACGGCCACGGCATCCGGGTCGGCCAGCTCATCACGGCGATGCGCCACACGGATCGTTCGCGCGAGATCGCCGAGATCGCCGTCGCCTTCCGCGACCGCGGGGTCGTAGGCTTCGACATCGCGGGGCCAGAAGACGGCTTCCCGCCGTCGCGCCATCGCGCGGCGTTCGACTATCTCGCCGAGAACCTGTTCCCCGTGACGGTGCACGCAGGCGAGGCCGCGGGGGTCGAATCGATCCGTTCCGCACTGCTCGACGGACGTGCGCTGCGGCTGGGCCACGGCGTGCGCATCGCGCAGGACCTGCGCATCATGGGCGCCGACGGCGACGCCGTGCAGGTGCGCTTCGGCGACGTGGCGCGGTGGGTGCGCGACCGGGAGATCCCGCTCGAGCTCTCGCCGTCGTCCAACCTGCAGACCGGTGCCGTTGCCGCGTGGGGGTCGGACATCGCCGATCACCCCTTTGACCTGCTGTACCAACTTGGCTTCTCGGTGACGGTGAACGTCGACAACCGCACCATGAGCGCGACCTCGCTGACGCGCGAGCTCGCCCTGCTCGTCGACGCCTTCGGCTACGGGCTCGACGACCTCGAGGCGTTCCAGTTCAACGCCGCATCCGGGGCGTTTCTGCCCGTGGAAGAGCGCGAGGAGCTCGTCGAGATCATCGCCGAGGGCTTCCGCGGCTGA